The Lytechinus pictus isolate F3 Inbred chromosome 5, Lp3.0, whole genome shotgun sequence DNA segment attggatctaGATATAAATCTAAGCCTAAAGCCTAtataagggtaccggtaatttgagggtgctgattcaATCATGGTAacgtatggaagcttaaaagtgccacccagatgttcaAATAaccatctcgtcatgtctacatctcttagggaaaaggataagatgacgagatctcggatctcgtcatgtctacatcccgtagaagagatgatcagattgcaagatcttggatctcgtcatgtctacatcttttagaagagatgatcagatggcaagatcttggatctcgtcatgtctacctCTTTTAGAAGAGATAATCAGATCTCAATAATTATCTTGGATCCGAGATCTtaccatctgatcatctctcccacaacatgtagacatgacgagatccaaaatcatatcatctgatcatctctcccatagGATGTAGAcagacgagatccaagatcttgccatctgatcatctctcacacaggatgtagacatgacgagatccaagatcttgtcatctgatcatctctcacacgggatgtagacatgacgagatctaagAGCTTATCATATGATCATTTCTTccacgggatgtagacatgacgagatccaagatcttgccatctgatcatctctcacacgggatgtagacatgacaatATCTAAGATCTTATCCTTTTCCCTAAGAGATGTAaacatgacgagatgattatctgaacatctgggtggcacttGTAAGCTTCCATAGCAACGTAAACGCTAACGACCACAAATGTGTActcttattccgaagacgcaagtcatgaatattcatattggggTTCGGAACTGCGGTggaaacaataattttaagtcATTACGTATTGAAGTTAATGACGTCTTGAATTAGTGATGTATCAAATTGAACAAATCTTAGTTAAAATAAGTAAAACGTCTTTAGAGTATGTGGGCCAATCAGAAAGCATATtatattgaaagaaattggGTAAATTAATGCAAACAACTTATGGCAACCCTCTTGTAAATGATAAAcagtaaaagaaaagaaaataagatgaTAATATTCTCTCATTGTCATTTCttgcactatatatatatatatgcttaaTGAGTATATTTAATCCATCCATCAATCGCTCAATAAAGATATAACAGTACAGGCTGATCTTCGAATGATCTTTACAGTGCGTAATACAATATTCATACTTATccaaaaacaaacatattttCTAGATTTAAAAAGAAGCTTTCATTGTATCAGACGACTTTTTGTTCGAAGCACTTAGCACTGAACCCGAGACCCCAAACTTATCACTATCTACTATAGGCTGGTGTTTTCCgattaaatggggggggggggctttactGAGCTAGAAGATTATTTTCCATCGGCGGCAGATAGGCCTACAATCAGAAAAGGTATGTAACTCCGTAAATCAGGGACAGCctttttatgttaaaaaatccaaatttCGAGACAATATGCTTTCATCTTGTGCCTCAATTTCTTTGATCTGATAACCCTTTATCAAAATGGTATCGTGATCTAGTTAACTTTTTAAAATCTGACATTCTACGACAATGGATGTCCGTAATGCGAAGGACTTGCTTGAAAGTATTTTCGGTCTGACCAAGAGCCGCGATGTCACGATCTTGCCTTAAGACCTGTTTGcaatacaggggcggatccagctttcatcaatcgaggggggggggggagcgaagGGCGGGAAagtttttcagccatattttcccctatcGGCCGCCGCTGAAAGCTTATTTTTCTAGTTCATTATATGGGGTATCCTAACTAAAGTCTTAAGTTTTaaatatacccagttgttgtgtctCCAGGCGGTATGTGTCGGAGCAATCGATTTTAGACAGCCATTTTGGAAAAGTTAACATGCAAagtttaatcaattttttatagAAAGTGTTAGGAAAAAGGCccattataaagaacaaaattgaCGAAGattatttattgaattcatttttttcttgcgtAATCTAAAGACAAAAAGACCGGGCAAAAAGAAGACTCCAAAACTGTAGTGTCCGGACACCGtacgacacccccccccccccatcctaccaCCGGCGTAAATCCAAGCAGAGGACGGGGCGGTGAACCTATTGTTGGGGGGAGTGGTGATCTATTGAATGATGATCCACTCGAATGGTATCGCTTCACGGATTTACGTCAGTGCATCCTACAtctaaagcccccatcacacttattcggaatcagcaggaatcaagcagaagctggaaagaaaaaatattcaaaaaatctagaaatttttgggaggaacttatgaattcaccaactggagttgaaattcagtaaattgaccaggtgtatcatcatacactagtcaaaatgaaccgcaatggagtcagattgataattcgtgctacgttcttggacattctatgggcattctaaatatcctgactgcattctgagtgcattcgaaatattttttgtcatttcttttggccgtcccgaaggttttggtcatgttcaaaacattcgagggatattttcgaacggtgttcggagtagatttaaatgaccaactgatggtcaaacaatagtcctttcattcaggccaattctgcttgattcggaataagtgtgatgggggctttagcGTTATTCTTATCtcatatttatattgcgcatGCGAGAGAACGAACGAGGTCTGCACAACCTCGATGCGCTCCAGTTAACTCGTATAGTTAGACGCCTTTCGGTCTGAGGTTCGGATCAAGCTCTGCTTTAATGTTTTTCCGTGAACGCCAGTTTTGTACCGCGGAATTATAATACGTTGAACAGGAAGGTTATTCGCTATCTTGTGGACAGCATGCTATCAATATCATCTGATTTTAATGCTGGGTAAGTTAATGCATCTTCCATTCTAGAATCATTGACTTTGGCCTATTGGGCATGATAATGATGCCTGCATACGATTTTGTATGACTGATGAGTGACGTACAGGTGGTTGGTCAGACGTCCCGGATTTTAGGGGACAGTCCTCTGCCTCACCAATTTGTCCCGCGTTCCGAATATGGCTCTGTCCGCGCATCCCGCGCCGGAAACCCATTGATGATGTTTCAACATCCGGTCTACGATTCGGCTGGCTGCTTGTGAAGATATAGTGTACACCTTTTTGGATGGATTGATAGGTGCTGGTGTTGATATGGAATGCGCAGAGACCGAGTACGGCCCAGGGCAAATTGCGATGTCCTACAGACCAGCGTTTGAGATTCGAGCAACGGACAACGCTCATACTTACAAGACAGGAATTAAGGAGATGGCTATCAAGAATGGCTTCATGGCAACCTTCATGTCCAAGCCATTCCCCAACAGGAGTGGATCAGCTTGTCATTTCTGTCATTCATTGTGGGACATCCCAGGTGAGACACCTCTACTCTACGATGCCGACCGTCCTAAAGGGCTAACATCCGTTGGTGAACATTGGGTTGCGGGTCTCCTCGAGCACACTCCTGCAATCTCTTTGCTTATGGCACCGACTATCAACTGCCTAAAGCGATATCTCCCAAACTCCTTTGCACCATCCAATGCAACGTGGGGCATAGACAATTGCACGTGCGCTTTCCGAGTAATACTGAATGGTAAAGAAGGTACCTATATCGAGAATCAATTATGGGCCAGTGGTTGCAATCCTTACATCTCCTTAGCTGCTACCGTTGCTGCAGGAATGGATGGTATCAAAAGGAAGCTTCCATTGCCACCCAGTGTCAAAGAAACCGGAAATGCCTACAACCTTGAGGACATCCCACCTGGTACTGCAAACGTTCCAACCGATATGGAAGAAGCCATGAGAACCCTCCAAGCAGACGATGTCATTACTTCGGCTATTGGGAAAGAGTTTATAGAATGCTTCCTTGCTGCAAAGAGACATGAAATTCTTCTAcaagaaaagaatgaagaaaataggGAACAAGATCTCTTCTTTGAATACATGTAGAGCTGAGATAAGATCATAAATACTTTAGGCGCAGTGATTTATGTTATACGTGGTACTCAGATTGGTATATCATTCCCTTAATTTGATCTGTGATCAGTTCTATGAGTGTGGACTCTCTGAGAGATTTATggatacatatttattttttatctttcaataaATGTATCGATATAATGACATTTATTAAGACAGTGACATTTACCTCGCCACAGTACTCAGgatttatattttatgaaaatactaCATTGTGATTTTTACCACAGGGTCATTTTCCAATTGATTAGGTTATTTCCTATTTACCTCTTATTCAAGGTAGTATGCatctcgccatgtcgaaatatatttttgttcaatctattttcttttattaatttgattCGGTGAGATAATAAATGTGGTCCTGTCTACtaacaataattatttagatTAAGTCGCCGTAATGACATAAGTATCTTTACAAGTCGATAAATTAaggataataatattccgcatttatatagcgcttaacacgtCGGGACGACATCTCTaagtgctttacagatatatttcatttcatttcgtttatttccattttcaacaattacagtttattttgtacattttaacatacaaataacaaaacatatttcaagtattcctgtacaaaaattatattcaatattattacatatcaggttggaaatggaggaggctgctaaaaagcggagcttgtagagtgcagcctcctaataaatattcttgtagttgcataacatataaaaattaaaataacaactagagcatgaaccagttaaattaaaaggaaataggggaaattaaaatagaaaaggaaataaaaaaaagagagattaaaggtctccagaatccagccccagcactcacagacggacctcgttgatcaacaggaaaacgaaagagatggaaaagcgtacgtgacatgataatcatgtttgatttaaaaaaaatacaagagtttgagtgatgaagagttaaattcaatggttatcttggagaaattttttaaacttatatttgaaagaattaaggcttggtgattctttgatgtttttattaatagttccccagagtctagggccttcaaaagtaaaaatagattttgcaaggatggtccggggtagtggtaagtggaattcatctgattgacgtgtgggatatttgtgaagagttttgtttttgttaaatgaagaattaaatatgaatggtaacatattattgtttaactgatacatgaattgacctaagttatattggtacagtgtttttgtatcgcctgcatagcagagcgagactataggcgccgcttttccgacggcggcggcggcggcggcggcggcgtcaacatcaaatcttaacctaaggttaagtttttgaaatgacatcataacttagaaagtatatggacctagttcatgaaacttggacataaggttaatcaagtattactgaatatcctgcctgagtttcaggtcacatgaccaaggtcaaaggtcatttagggtcaatgaacttagaccatgttgggaaaattattttcaaaatcttaaccgaaggttaagttttggaaatgacatcataacttaaaaagtatatggacctagttcatgaaacttgggcataaggttaatcaagtattagtgaacatcctgctcgagtttcaggtcacgtgaccaaggtcaaaggtcatttagggtcaatgaactttggtcaagttgggggtatttgttgaattactatcataactttgaaaatttatggatctagtccatgaaacttagacataaggttaatcaagtattagtgaacatcctgcctgagtttcaggtcacatgaccaaggtcaaaggtcatttagggtcaatgaactttggccaagtttgggggtatttgttgaattaccatcataactttgaaaatttatggatttagttcatgaaacctggacattaggttaatcaagtaccactgaatatcctgtgcgagtttcaggtcacatgaccatggtcaatggtcatttaaggtcaatgaactttggccgtgttgggggtatatgttaaattaccatcctagctctgaaagtttatggatctagttcataaaacttggacataagagtaatcaagtatcactgaacatcttgtacgagtttcaggtcacatgaccatggtcaaaggtcattaaaggtcaatgaactttggccgtgttgggggtatttgttgaattaccatcctaactgtgaaagtttatggatctagttcataaaacttgggatataagagtaatcaagcatcactgaacatcccctgtgagtttcaggtcacaaaaccaagtcaaaggtcaataaacttaggccatgttggggtaattgttgaagtgccatcataactttgaaagtttatggatagagtgaatgaaatgtggacatgggtgtagttgacagtcttaagtctccgttcaaatgtcatttatggtcaatgaacgtggtattatgtcataatatgaatgatgtttttgtgaatgattattttatagtagttttcaaagttagcactgctgctatattaaattgcgtaatgcaggcgagactgccagaggcgttccacttgttatttttagaatgttattGTTAAAAACAACTCATCTGTGTGAGATCTCCAGGACAAGTTGAAAATAACACGCAATGCCTTCTTTTGTAAAAGTAATATTCTATCAAGGTAGGTTGAGTGTGTATTTCCCCAAACAATTGCtccataatttaaatatggtaaaattaatgttgaataaagcatttttagggaggaagttggaagaaaaaacttaactttgtatataacaccaatattgcgtgaaattgtatgacatataaagtcaatgtgtgttttccaagataatttgttgtctattatgagacctaaaaattttgttgtagtaacaacttcaatgtctttattgtcCAATTTGATATGAAATGGCAATTGTTCTAAAGAATTGCTAAAAAGCATGCATTTCGTTTTTTGTACATTAATTGACAATTTGTTAGCCCTAATCCATTGTACCAATTTATCCAGTTCAGTGTTCAgtacatttattaaaatatcgggGTTAGGATGAGAGTATAGTACatttgaatcatctgcaaaaaggaCATAAGATAATATTTCAGAGGAGTTCTGGATGTCATTTATATAGATTATAAATAAAAGAGGGCCCAGGAGGCTGCCTTGGGGAACACCCCAGTTAACATTTTGTagagaagaattttttttcatttatgctTACGAATTGTTTACGATTTACGAGGTAGtttctgaaccactccaaggccttcccacgaactccgtaattttcaagtttgtagagcagtatttcatgatttatagtgtcaaaggccttggagagGTCCAGAAAAACACCTATTGTATGTTCAAAGTTGTCAATAGCTTTTGtgattttgtcaataaatgagaGAGTGGCATGAGATGTTTTTGGCGAAATCCAAATTGAAAATCAgagattatattatatttattcaaaaaatttaataatCTTGTGTAGATCACCCTTTCCATAACTTTAGACAAAGTAGGTAATAAAGCTATCGGTCTATAGTTACATACATtaatcttttctccttttttgtgcactggtattatctttgatattttcatattgtcaGGCGCGACGCCATTACTTAAAGAAAGGTTGAATATGTATACTAATGGATCAACAATATATTCTATAAcattctttaataaaatattgtcaatacCATCGTGACCAcagctttttttgttttttaagttgttcactatatctattatttcatttctatgtACTGGtactaaaaataaagaattagggTTTGGTTGGTGAATGAAAtccgtaatttttttttgtgttaatGGTATATTGTCTGCAAGACTTTTTCCAATTTGTGTAAAGTATTGATTAAATATATCAGCTATACGAAAAGAATCATGAATTTCAACATTATtgtgctttattgtttttatgcgTGCTTTTGtgctttgtttatttatggcagtgtttattgttttccatgttttattgatGTCGTGTTTGAAacgaattaattgatttgtgaaatatttcCGTTTTTCACTCCGCAATAATTTAGTGAGGGTATTTTTATATGTAGTATATTTACGATGTGACTTTTCTGAGCGATTAATTTTATCGGCATAGTATAAGTTATTTTTGCGATTTATTGATCGtaatattgatttcgatatCCAAGGAAGTCTTGGactctttttataattattacatttactgaccaatggtacattattattaccccagtcatcggatccttgcatgcccgcatacaatgcaTGCACCTTCTCctctccctggggagcattccaacaagagttccaagactcaattgctaggcatactacatatagtctttcgcatcctaccgggtacccatttaacacctgggtggagagtggcaaaattgtggattgacgccttgccaaaggacgctagaccatagtgggattcgaacacacgaccctcagtccttttattttaatttttttatataattgtgCAATATCAACAGTCTTTGTgcagtatataggcctatattatttttCGAATTCGTCTTCGACCTCTTTCATATCCCTTCTTTTTGtttatctccattttttttctttctctccaactctctcccctccctctctctctctttctttatttctttcttcctttctttctttctatctttatttctgCTTTTTATCTTTCCTTCATATCAATAAACGAATATAGGTGTGTTTTTTGGCTATAGAAAGATATTAAATTACAGAGTGTGGGAGTGGAAACGATGGGAAACATAATTCAGAGAATTGAAAGTAGGATGAAGATGTTAATAGAGAAGGTCGGAGGGATGGAAAAGATATCTAAGCATGCGACGGAGATCGGATTAATTAGTtcgttttaataaaagcagaaaaaaattgaaaaaaaaagattttattaaaaatccgTCAAATAATAAcggaattatgattttttttaagtttttgttttttatacaaGCAGTTCATCCATCTTTCGTGTCgtgtgatatagatatcataaaatgcaattttctttattgaaaGGGATTTTATTTGTGGGGTGATTCTTATTTAGACAAATCGTTTTATATCCCCTTctataaaaagaaaagtatatacagtgcgtatcaaaaaaaagttaacacttagaaaaattcctgtaaaattatacatttgtaatgtCCTGAatatttttccatattttaacattggtactgATCCaattaagcaaatgacgatataactgtcgaaaaatatttccgcttgagtaagcaccacttacttttgaaaagttagtgaaaatgatttgcgcagaactttgaaatagttatgcgaataaaagtagaccttaatcatgaagaacacgtggaatttaaatagcaaaattgatttgaagatatcttttacatttttaaacttgtttccttgcccaaaactcttcgaagagtgcattgcgccccacccactgccccacacaccgaggccatcgtgacgatatttgctttacactgagctgtgatttacatgaaatggcttaggcttgattttcattttgttaatcattgtcaagctttggaaaagtgtggagaaacaagtattaaatggaaaatgaaatgtaaacccactttaaatgataaaaacttagtgaaaaaatgctggagatgtctgatataaccttttttttcccgattcagttatgtcctcagatccagctggcacaaaaagggtaaatgttgtgcttactaagtgttaaaatttcaatttgggtggcaaaattgttacaaaatgcttgaatgtatccttttttatttcaatcgactaaaagtgcaagggaaatgtatgagaaatgtttcgcagggtaagtttgatttcgccctttccccttgacacagcgtgaaaacgagcatttctgcgcaaacagatttctgcgagctttacaaaaattgacagtgctcactcaagtgtaacattctgccaaaacttttactttcattgaatagatgagacccaaacccaagattatatgtgaaaaaattacctacatgttgtatatttttttaattcccagggctttttcaaagcgtaacctttttttttgatacgcactgtatatatatatatatatatatatatttatccacattgtgctgcactcgacccaggtgaggtgaatgggtaaccGGCAGGATTAagtccttgaatgcatgagcgctgaaaggcagctcgagctataAAGCCggggtataataataataacaacgcgcctcggaatagaatatttttagatagatggcgctatataaatgcctattattattattatatatttattcatcagTGTTCCATTCAACGAAAAATGAATgtctgctcgcatatgacgtcacaaaataaggacaaacaatacaaaaataataattatcttgttctttgatggattttcatcaaaccttcacctatattttttctataattctTCAGCTTTGATTGAACCAACTTATCGTTTGGAGTGAACTTTCCCATTAAGATGTGTCAGAAAGGGTTGTATTAGAGAGGGGATAGAGGCTAGAGATAGGTAGAAAAATAGAAAGCTAGGGGAGAAATGAAATTCTTGCCACAGGGTACCCATCTGGGGTGCATGTGGAGATTAGAGAGTATAATGTTTCAAGCACTACAGATGGGGAGAAGGGCTTGgggtagtctgctgtgcaaacccttcactcgaattaagggtctgaatgtgcagcctattaATACCTTATGTACTGAAGGCCTGAATTGATACAGCAAGTTTTGGATGTggtagtctttgcgtggagacccacttgttgatcaaagtttcaatcagggtctgtgcctgcagactaagcTTGGGGCCATGGACCCTCCAAAAGTTTTACGACCacgaaaaaaaggaaagggtgagatataatataatttttcttaattttatgtcaaatcacgaaataacattttttaacgtcaaagtttgttggatattttgcCCCGCGTTCACCATGTCTGGGGCCCTCCCAAAGATGGCCCATTCCGTCACTGGCTATAAATCATTCGAAACACAGACCTTCACGTTCATACATAGATGGCAGATTAATCCTCTCTCTAGAAGTGTGGTTTTTCTCCCATCATCAATCTTAATTTATCATGTCAACCATAATATAGTTGATAACcgatatttcattctttcaaaAATAGGGCCGACTCGATCaataaataatattgaaacaaatgtttttttttcaattgatcgTGAAAAGGCCCTTCTTTGAAAGGATACTTTTTCGGCATATAATTTCTCAATgactataaatattttcaatgtcTCTTAATCTaccaaaagaaattgaaatatattcacCCTTCCTTTCATTTCAAAAGGGAGACCGTTTCACAAACAACGCACTCTTTGAATAGATCAAGGGTTTACAAAAAGTTAACGTTTCAAATTTATTAATAGTAAGCTGCCCGCCGTATGCCTTTTTAATCTGTTCTCATACAATTCCAGTGTCACGACCCGCGAGTTATACGGACATAGGATTCAAGAGATTTTCCTTTTCTAACTTCTGGGGTTTATCAATAGAAACCATCATTATGACTCAGAACTTattaccccgggggggggggggcagtcaaatatatcgttgtacacacgcgtgaccaaaaaaaaacgcgtgtaaagtttttttgttcagttttggacgcgggcggCGCGCGCACtataagggtatcaaaaacaccgattttcaaaaaaggggtagttttgacaaactggtcaatggtcaatcgcagggtcaaacgtatttagggtatgttttttcccaaagcttttttttaagactagccaaacgtgtttagggtatgtttttcccccaagctttttaCCCGGGGACATATTCTgacgacaacttgtttaggggccaaaatttgtaaataaagcccgagaaaaactcgtttaggaggtgtttggaaataattttaaCACGCGTCTGTCATGtctgtacagcaatacatttgactgccccccgggcttattacactctaaaaatattgggtagaaatgctccatgagggtaattatgtgtccaatcaacattggtcatttcttttgggcatttttcaGTTATcaaatgtgatgaaaattttgcctattctaaagtaattgctgcttattttttaaccttactggacaatatgcttccagcaatgggtaaaatactgcccccaattggttggacacataattaccctcgtgctggttataattttacccaatactttttttacagtgtagtggTATAATCTCAAAACATATCAACATTAAGTGATATTCCTATACCGGAAGTTACCACatcaatttttttgacatttacTTTGGCATCTGCCattgggcattttcacggtaactgacgttacacggcacaattttacacacttcccattgtgtgtatgattatctctaaaacaacaaatgatgggagtttgcttaaAAGCaataatttgttgttttag contains these protein-coding regions:
- the LOC135154067 gene encoding lengsin-like, whose protein sequence is MECAETEYGPGQIAMSYRPAFEIRATDNAHTYKTGIKEMAIKNGFMATFMSKPFPNRSGSACHFCHSLWDIPGETPLLYDADRPKGLTSVGEHWVAGLLEHTPAISLLMAPTINCLKRYLPNSFAPSNATWGIDNCTCAFRVILNGKEGTYIENQLWASGCNPYISLAATVAAGMDGIKRKLPLPPSVKETGNAYNLEDIPPGTANVPTDMEEAMRTLQADDVITSAIGKEFIECFLAAKRHEILLQEKNEENREQDLFFEYM